From one Bacteroides intestinalis DSM 17393 genomic stretch:
- a CDS encoding endo-1,4-beta-xylanase: MKLKYLALSVCAATFMSCNSDKPVAADPTLKDILGNKFLVGVAINSEQAVGRDTSGVDVVRRHFNSIVAENCMKSEVIHPEEDRYDFSLADEFVKFGEDNGMFIIGHCLVWHSQLSPWFCVDADGKNVSPEVLKERLRSHIHTIVGRYKGRIKGWDVVNEAIEGDGSYRKSKFYEILGEEYIPLAFQYAHEADPEAELYYNDYGMHEPGRRDAVVRMVNSLKEKGLRIDAVGMQGHMGLDYPSIGEYETSIFAFASTGAKVMITEWDMSALPTVNRGANIADKVAFEKALNPYPEALPDSVSNLWNARMKSFMELFIKHSDVITRVTAWGVSDGDSWKNDWPVPGRREYPLLFDRNYQPKPFLKEILEPRVAKFYEFSYSIDNSQLTIDNSMQRDSAANCQLSTVNCQLQNPILPGCYPDPSICRVGNDYYMVNSSFAFYPGVPIWHSTNLTNWEQLGYVLNRPSQLPMYDGLRISGGIYAPDIKYNPHNGLFYLITTAVDGGGNFFVTTDDPKKGSWSDPTFLPEVGGIDPGFLFDEDGKAYIVNNDGPAGKPEYDGHRAIWIREFDWKNGCTVGKQKMIVDGGVDKTRHPIWIEGPHLYHINGTYYLMAAEGGTGPNHSEVIFTSASPFGPFKPCAINPILTQRGLPGDRPNPVTCVGHADLVETPAGDWYAVFLGVRPYRDGHDVMGRETFMLPVTWKENQPIILPEGDVITYTADRSYGPAPLWTANGLAKEAFFIRTPLVPCYSINDKGQLEMTASSTDLNQKRQPAAIGRWINNWTFTAQTGLDFVPQQPKDFAGIICFHDDNCYIRFGKTLDKDGKPVMLLETYSHGRLCSQAGSPLTWTDGKVYLKVEGDNAVNYTFCYSTSPKGSWTQVGEPVSADLISTQTAGGFTGTMVGIYATGNYTN; this comes from the coding sequence ATGAAATTAAAGTATTTAGCACTATCAGTTTGTGCTGCTACATTCATGTCTTGCAACAGTGACAAACCTGTTGCGGCAGACCCGACTCTAAAAGATATTCTCGGTAATAAATTCCTCGTTGGTGTCGCCATCAATTCCGAACAGGCTGTGGGTCGCGACACCAGCGGAGTCGATGTGGTACGCCGTCACTTCAACTCCATTGTGGCCGAAAACTGCATGAAAAGTGAAGTGATACACCCGGAAGAAGACAGATATGACTTTAGCCTGGCAGACGAATTCGTTAAGTTCGGCGAGGATAACGGAATGTTCATCATCGGGCATTGCCTGGTGTGGCATTCCCAACTCTCACCTTGGTTCTGCGTAGATGCCGATGGAAAGAATGTTTCACCCGAAGTCCTGAAAGAGCGGCTGAGAAGCCATATCCATACCATCGTAGGCAGGTACAAAGGTCGCATTAAAGGCTGGGACGTAGTAAACGAAGCCATCGAAGGAGACGGAAGCTACCGCAAAAGCAAGTTCTACGAGATACTGGGAGAAGAATATATCCCGCTGGCTTTCCAATATGCACATGAGGCAGACCCGGAAGCGGAACTCTACTATAACGACTACGGCATGCATGAACCGGGACGCCGCGATGCGGTGGTGCGCATGGTCAACTCACTTAAGGAAAAAGGATTGCGCATAGATGCCGTAGGTATGCAGGGACACATGGGATTGGATTACCCAAGCATAGGTGAATATGAAACCAGCATTTTCGCCTTTGCCTCCACAGGTGCTAAAGTGATGATAACGGAATGGGACATGAGTGCTTTGCCAACCGTAAACCGCGGAGCAAATATTGCCGACAAAGTAGCCTTTGAGAAAGCCTTAAATCCCTATCCCGAAGCTCTGCCGGATAGTGTTTCCAATCTGTGGAATGCACGTATGAAATCGTTCATGGAACTTTTCATAAAGCACTCGGACGTCATTACACGCGTAACCGCCTGGGGAGTATCGGACGGTGACTCCTGGAAGAATGACTGGCCCGTACCGGGAAGACGGGAATATCCCCTACTCTTCGACCGTAACTATCAGCCTAAGCCCTTCCTTAAAGAAATTCTGGAACCAAGAGTAGCTAAATTCTACGAATTCAGCTACTCAATTGACAATTCACAATTGACAATTGACAATTCTATGCAGCGTGACAGCGCAGCCAATTGTCAATTGTCAACTGTCAATTGTCAATTGCAAAACCCCATTTTACCGGGTTGTTACCCTGACCCGAGCATCTGCCGCGTAGGAAACGACTATTATATGGTCAACTCCTCTTTCGCCTTCTACCCCGGTGTACCCATCTGGCACAGCACAAATCTGACGAACTGGGAACAACTGGGCTACGTCCTCAACCGCCCCTCACAGTTGCCTATGTACGACGGCTTGCGCATCAGTGGCGGTATCTATGCTCCGGACATCAAATACAATCCTCACAACGGACTGTTCTATCTGATCACTACAGCCGTAGACGGTGGCGGCAACTTCTTCGTCACCACGGATGATCCGAAGAAAGGAAGCTGGAGTGATCCCACTTTCTTGCCCGAAGTGGGCGGTATCGACCCCGGATTTCTCTTCGACGAAGACGGGAAAGCATACATTGTGAACAATGACGGTCCTGCAGGAAAGCCCGAATATGACGGTCACCGCGCTATCTGGATCCGCGAATTTGACTGGAAAAACGGTTGTACCGTAGGAAAACAGAAGATGATTGTTGACGGGGGCGTAGACAAAACCCGGCACCCCATTTGGATAGAAGGTCCACACCTCTACCACATCAACGGCACATACTATCTGATGGCTGCCGAAGGTGGAACAGGTCCCAACCACTCGGAAGTGATCTTCACCTCTGCGTCTCCGTTTGGTCCTTTCAAACCTTGTGCCATCAACCCGATATTGACGCAACGCGGCTTGCCGGGCGACCGTCCCAACCCGGTTACCTGCGTCGGTCATGCCGACCTGGTAGAAACTCCCGCTGGTGACTGGTACGCCGTCTTCCTCGGTGTTCGCCCCTACCGCGACGGTCATGACGTGATGGGACGCGAAACTTTCATGCTCCCGGTGACCTGGAAAGAGAATCAACCCATTATTCTTCCTGAGGGTGACGTCATCACTTATACCGCCGACCGCTCCTACGGTCCTGCCCCACTATGGACAGCAAACGGACTGGCTAAAGAAGCATTTTTTATCCGCACTCCACTGGTGCCCTGCTACAGTATAAACGATAAAGGGCAGTTGGAAATGACCGCCAGCAGCACTGATCTTAACCAAAAGCGTCAGCCCGCCGCCATCGGTCGCTGGATCAACAATTGGACATTCACAGCTCAGACCGGCTTGGACTTCGTGCCACAACAGCCGAAGGATTTCGCAGGCATCATCTGTTTCCATGATGATAATTGCTATATTCGCTTCGGAAAGACATTGGACAAAGACGGCAAACCCGTCATGCTTCTGGAAACATACAGCCATGGCAGACTGTGCAGCCAAGCCGGCAGCCCGCTAACCTGGACAGATGGGAAAGTATATCTGAAAGTAGAAGGTGATAATGCAGTAAACTATACCTTCTGCTACTCCACCAGTCCTAAAGGTAGCTGGACACAAGTAGGCGAACCCGTCTCCGCCGACCTGATAAGCACGCAGACAGCCGGCGGTTTCACCGGAACCATGGTCGGCATTTATGCCACAGGAAACTATACGAATTAA
- a CDS encoding glycoside hydrolase family 43 protein has protein sequence MKKEKRYLVPGDYMADPAVHVFNDRLYIYPSHDWESGIPENDNGDHFNMKDYHVFSTDDPMKGEIVDHGLVLTTEDIPWAGRQLWDCDVAEKDGKYYMYFPLKDQNDIFRIGVAISDRPEGPFIPQPDPMRGSYSIDPAVLNDGDGNYYMYFGGLWGGQLQRYRDNKALESGATFPADNEPSIPARVARLSADMLQFAEEPKAIVILDENGQPLTAGDNERRFFEASWMHKYNGKYYFSYSTGDTHRLCYAVGDNPYGPFTYQGVILTPVVGWTTHHSIVEYRGKWYLFHHDSVPSGGRTWLRSLKVCELEYDADGKIVTIEGLD, from the coding sequence ATGAAGAAAGAAAAAAGATACTTGGTACCCGGAGATTATATGGCAGATCCTGCCGTTCATGTGTTCAACGACCGCCTTTACATCTACCCTTCCCACGACTGGGAAAGCGGTATCCCCGAAAATGACAACGGTGACCATTTCAATATGAAAGACTACCACGTCTTCTCTACCGATGACCCCATGAAAGGTGAAATCGTAGACCATGGCCTGGTACTCACCACCGAAGATATCCCCTGGGCAGGACGCCAGCTTTGGGATTGCGACGTAGCTGAGAAAGACGGCAAGTATTATATGTATTTCCCCCTGAAAGACCAGAACGATATCTTCCGTATCGGCGTTGCCATCAGCGACCGTCCCGAAGGGCCGTTCATTCCCCAACCCGACCCGATGCGCGGAAGTTACAGTATAGACCCTGCCGTTCTGAATGATGGAGACGGTAACTATTATATGTACTTCGGTGGTCTGTGGGGCGGACAATTGCAACGCTATCGCGACAACAAAGCCCTGGAAAGTGGAGCTACTTTCCCCGCAGACAACGAACCGTCCATCCCCGCACGGGTTGCCCGCCTCAGTGCGGACATGCTGCAATTTGCCGAAGAACCTAAAGCCATAGTGATTCTGGACGAAAACGGACAACCGCTGACAGCCGGAGACAACGAACGCCGTTTCTTCGAAGCAAGCTGGATGCACAAGTATAATGGAAAATATTACTTCTCCTACTCTACCGGTGATACTCACCGCCTGTGCTACGCCGTTGGTGACAATCCTTATGGTCCTTTCACCTATCAGGGAGTAATCCTGACTCCGGTGGTAGGTTGGACTACCCACCACTCCATTGTGGAATACCGGGGCAAATGGTATCTGTTCCATCACGACAGCGTGCCTTCCGGCGGACGCACCTGGTTGCGCAGCCTCAAAGTATGCGAACTGGAATACGACGCCGACGGAAAGATCGTCACCATTGAAGGACTGGATTAA
- a CDS encoding Gfo/Idh/MocA family protein — translation MDTVKIGIIGTGWIAEKMAITLEGMEGVEAYAVSSRQLQTARDFADRWGFTRAYGSYEEMLDDEEVELVYVATPHSHHFEHARMSLLKGKAVLCEKAFTANARQAEELLNLAKEKELFITEAIWTRYMPLSQTINDLVNGGIIGRPMTLSANLGYPIGNRERLRQPALAGGALLDLGVYALNFASMVFGTDVERVTSTCVKTDTGVDAQNSITLTFKDGKIAVLHSSMLSMTDRQGIISGDKGHLIIENINNPQRIRVVTEDYKTVVVYNCPPQITGYEYQVYASMEALRNGWLESPYMPHTETLRIMRMMDDLRREWGVRYPADE, via the coding sequence ATGGATACTGTCAAAATAGGTATTATAGGTACCGGATGGATTGCCGAAAAGATGGCAATCACCCTCGAAGGAATGGAGGGAGTAGAAGCTTATGCAGTCTCTTCCCGCCAATTGCAGACTGCCCGTGACTTTGCCGACCGGTGGGGTTTCACCCGTGCCTACGGTTCCTATGAAGAAATGCTGGATGATGAAGAGGTGGAGTTGGTATATGTTGCCACTCCCCATTCCCATCATTTCGAACATGCACGTATGAGTCTGCTGAAAGGCAAAGCGGTTTTATGCGAAAAGGCATTCACCGCCAATGCCCGTCAGGCGGAAGAACTGCTGAATCTTGCCAAAGAAAAGGAACTCTTCATCACCGAAGCTATCTGGACACGTTACATGCCCCTATCGCAAACCATCAATGACCTTGTAAACGGTGGAATCATCGGACGTCCCATGACGCTATCCGCCAATCTGGGTTACCCAATCGGCAACCGTGAGCGCCTCCGCCAACCGGCACTGGCAGGCGGGGCTCTGCTCGACCTGGGAGTATATGCACTGAACTTTGCTTCCATGGTTTTCGGGACGGACGTAGAGCGTGTCACCTCCACCTGCGTAAAGACCGATACCGGAGTCGATGCACAGAATAGTATAACTCTTACATTCAAGGATGGGAAAATCGCTGTACTGCACAGCAGTATGCTGAGTATGACCGACCGTCAAGGCATCATCTCCGGTGACAAAGGCCATCTGATCATTGAAAATATCAACAATCCGCAACGAATCAGGGTGGTAACGGAAGATTATAAGACAGTAGTTGTCTACAACTGTCCGCCACAGATCACCGGCTACGAGTACCAGGTATATGCATCCATGGAAGCTCTGAGGAACGGGTGGCTCGAATCTCCCTATATGCCTCACACCGAAACCCTGCGCATCATGCGCATGATGGATGACTTACGCCGCGAATGGGGAGTACGCTACCCCGCCGATGAATAA
- a CDS encoding alpha-glucuronidase, with amino-acid sequence MKKLLSLFLLLSCLLGTVSAEDGSRLWLRQSTDAHAQITAPRQSPTLNIAVRELKQAWKGLPVTLVLKKDKQLSSEGFRIRQVNGKLTVTSPSETGLLYAAYHLIRLQEMRNFGKPSETDQEITENPAYDLRILNHWDNLDRSIERGYAGKSLWNWEELPGTLSDRYEAYARANASIGINATVLNNVNASSKILSAEYLEKVKALADVFRPYGIKVYLSINFASPMQLGGLSTADPLDKDVIAWWKQKVKEIYRTIPDFGGFLVKANSEGQPGPCDFNRTHAEGANMLADALKPYKGIVMWRAFVYSPTDADRAKQAYLEFQPLDGQFRDNVIVQIKNGPVDFQPREPYSPLFGAMPRTPQMVEFQITQEYLGFSNHLAYLAPMWEEFFDFVKPSSLKAIAGVANIGTDTNWCGHPFAQANWYAFGRMAWNPSLTSGTIAEEWLKQTFFDVSNPKHAPIAYEVHNMMMESREAVVDYMMPLGLHHLFAWGHHYGPEPWCDVPGARPDWMPSYYHKADKQGIGFDRSHTGSNATAQYPDSLCRLYDDIRTCPDEYLLWFHHAPWQHTMQSGRTLWDELCYRYDHGVQQVRSFQKKWDLVENYIDAERFKDVQSRLKIQARDAVWWKDACLLYFQEFSGMRAPYEVERPIHELEDLKQVKLPINNHECPTPKMLNERR; translated from the coding sequence ATGAAAAAACTGCTCTCTTTATTCTTATTATTATCTTGTTTACTCGGCACCGTATCCGCGGAAGACGGCAGCCGCTTGTGGCTCCGGCAATCGACAGATGCCCACGCACAAATTACAGCGCCTCGCCAGTCTCCGACACTAAACATAGCCGTCCGTGAACTGAAACAGGCATGGAAAGGGCTCCCCGTTACACTTGTACTGAAGAAAGACAAACAGCTATCTTCCGAAGGCTTCCGCATACGACAGGTAAATGGAAAACTCACTGTTACTTCTCCCAGCGAAACGGGTCTGCTTTATGCTGCCTATCACTTGATCCGCCTGCAAGAAATGCGGAACTTCGGAAAGCCTTCGGAAACAGACCAGGAAATAACGGAGAATCCTGCCTATGACCTCCGTATTCTCAACCATTGGGACAACCTCGACCGCAGCATTGAGCGCGGTTATGCCGGCAAATCTCTCTGGAACTGGGAAGAACTGCCCGGCACGCTCTCCGACAGATATGAAGCTTATGCCCGTGCCAATGCCTCCATCGGAATCAATGCAACGGTGCTGAACAATGTAAATGCTTCTTCTAAAATCCTTTCCGCCGAATATCTGGAAAAGGTAAAGGCTCTGGCAGACGTATTCCGTCCTTACGGCATCAAGGTGTATCTCTCTATCAACTTTGCCTCCCCCATGCAACTGGGCGGGCTTTCCACAGCCGATCCTTTGGACAAAGATGTCATCGCCTGGTGGAAGCAGAAAGTCAAAGAGATCTACCGCACCATCCCTGACTTCGGTGGCTTCCTGGTAAAAGCCAATTCCGAAGGACAGCCCGGTCCGTGCGACTTCAACCGTACACATGCCGAAGGCGCCAATATGCTGGCAGATGCATTGAAGCCCTATAAAGGTATTGTCATGTGGCGCGCTTTCGTCTACAGCCCAACAGATGCAGACCGCGCAAAGCAAGCTTATCTGGAATTCCAGCCTTTGGATGGACAATTCCGCGACAATGTCATCGTACAGATAAAGAACGGTCCGGTCGACTTCCAGCCTCGCGAACCGTATAGTCCTTTATTCGGTGCTATGCCCCGGACTCCGCAGATGGTTGAGTTCCAGATTACACAAGAATATCTGGGCTTCTCCAATCACCTTGCCTATCTTGCCCCGATGTGGGAAGAGTTCTTCGACTTTGTGAAGCCGTCTTCACTGAAAGCCATAGCAGGCGTCGCCAATATAGGTACGGATACAAACTGGTGCGGTCATCCTTTCGCCCAAGCCAACTGGTACGCTTTTGGGCGCATGGCCTGGAATCCTTCCCTGACATCAGGAACAATCGCAGAGGAATGGCTGAAACAGACTTTCTTCGATGTAAGTAATCCTAAACATGCACCCATTGCCTATGAAGTACATAACATGATGATGGAAAGCCGTGAGGCTGTGGTAGACTATATGATGCCACTCGGACTACATCACCTCTTTGCATGGGGTCACCACTACGGCCCGGAACCTTGGTGCGACGTGCCCGGTGCACGCCCCGACTGGATGCCGTCTTACTATCATAAAGCAGATAAACAGGGGATAGGTTTCGACCGCAGTCATACGGGTAGCAATGCTACAGCCCAATATCCCGATTCACTCTGCCGCCTTTACGATGACATCCGTACCTGTCCGGATGAGTATCTCTTATGGTTCCATCATGCCCCTTGGCAACACACCATGCAAAGCGGACGTACTTTATGGGACGAGCTTTGCTATCGCTACGATCATGGTGTACAGCAGGTAAGAAGCTTTCAGAAAAAATGGGATCTGGTCGAGAACTATATCGATGCGGAACGTTTCAAGGATGTACAGTCACGTCTGAAGATACAGGCACGTGATGCCGTATGGTGGAAAGATGCCTGTCTGCTATACTTCCAGGAATTTTCGGGTATGCGTGCCCCTTACGAAGTGGAAAGACCGATACATGAATTGGAAGACTTGAAGCAAGTGAAACTTCCTATTAATAACCATGAATGCCCGACACCCAAAATGCTGAATGAAAGAAGATAA
- a CDS encoding clostripain-related cysteine peptidase: protein MNKVALLSIKWIRLSLCLITLSFFVLSCEKDEIESVENQKTLFMYLPWSTNLTSNFYTNISDMEKAISQKGLNGERVIVFMSTTSEKAILFEITCKKGKCEQVTLKEYNNPPFTTAEGITSILNDVKSFAPAPTYAMTIGCHGMGWLPVHSTKGRARTSIRMHWENEGVPQTRYFGGTTSQYQTDITTLAEGIADAGIKMEYILFDDCYMSTIEVAYDLRYVTDYLIGSTCEIMAYGMPYSIIGKNLMGEPNYQAICDGFYSFYSTYEEMPCGTLGITNCAELDHLAAIMKEINNRYTFDPSKRNQLQPLDGYYPVIFYDYGDYVAHLCDDASLLEEFKEQLERAVPYKTHTENYYSMSAGIKPIKTFSGITVSDPSINSLAADKTETSWYKATH from the coding sequence ATGAATAAAGTAGCATTATTATCTATAAAATGGATACGGTTATCACTCTGTCTGATTACTCTCTCTTTCTTTGTACTATCCTGCGAGAAAGATGAAATAGAATCTGTTGAAAACCAAAAGACTTTATTCATGTACCTACCTTGGTCCACCAATCTGACCAGCAATTTCTACACGAATATCTCGGATATGGAAAAGGCAATCAGCCAGAAAGGACTGAATGGTGAACGGGTCATTGTATTTATGTCTACTACTTCAGAAAAAGCAATTCTATTTGAAATAACCTGCAAGAAAGGTAAATGTGAACAAGTTACTCTAAAAGAATATAACAACCCGCCTTTCACCACCGCCGAAGGAATTACTTCCATTCTCAATGATGTAAAAAGTTTCGCCCCTGCACCCACTTACGCCATGACTATCGGATGTCACGGTATGGGATGGCTTCCAGTTCATAGTACAAAAGGACGGGCAAGGACTTCAATAAGAATGCACTGGGAAAACGAAGGCGTTCCACAAACCCGTTATTTCGGCGGTACGACAAGTCAATATCAGACAGATATCACTACCCTTGCAGAAGGTATAGCAGATGCCGGAATAAAAATGGAATATATCCTATTCGATGATTGCTACATGTCAACCATAGAAGTAGCCTATGACCTGAGATACGTTACGGACTACCTTATTGGTTCCACCTGTGAAATCATGGCTTATGGTATGCCCTATTCTATCATTGGAAAAAATTTGATGGGCGAACCAAATTATCAAGCCATCTGTGACGGCTTCTATTCATTCTATTCCACCTATGAAGAAATGCCTTGTGGAACATTAGGCATAACTAATTGTGCAGAATTGGATCATCTAGCCGCTATCATGAAAGAAATAAATAACCGGTATACATTTGACCCTTCAAAGCGGAACCAGTTACAACCTTTAGATGGTTACTATCCGGTAATCTTCTACGATTATGGCGACTATGTAGCACATCTGTGTGATGACGCGTCATTATTAGAAGAGTTTAAAGAGCAGTTAGAACGGGCCGTACCTTATAAAACGCACACGGAAAATTATTATTCCATGAGTGCGGGAATTAAACCAATCAAAACCTTCTCCGGCATTACCGTATCTGATCCGAGCATAAATTCTTTAGCAGCGGATAAAACTGAAACAAGTTGGTATAAAGCAACACACTAA